From the Fusobacterium perfoetens ATCC 29250 genome, one window contains:
- a CDS encoding heavy metal translocating P-type ATPase — MKFIFIIKNLNCAHCASKISDVISKLDYIEESNLNFLSKKLTVITKNEISEKELLEKINNIASNIEAGVLVIPFEDENNIEENTHTNECHDENCSCGHSHHEEHHHKDIHNHSHNHKHFHSDEYHHENCSCGDSHHEEHHKEQKYSNKKEISFKENINKIKSLSFSFENMLFIVGIIMILNSFLIPKGLGKTIYLFLTYIIVGGDILYKSLLHIKNKNFLDENFLMSIATIGALCLGEFSEAIGVMVFYKIGEYFQDKAVNNSKKSIENLLKLKVVSANLKNEDGSITTISPNKIKLNDILVVKVGENIPVDGVIVKGNSDLNLSALTGESLPVSVGVGDEVLSGSININGVIEIKATKEYKNSTINKIIQMIEESSDKKAHSEKFITKFAKYYTPIVVVSALIVAFIVPLILGNFKLWLGRSLIFLVISCPCALVLSVPLTFFSSIGYASKKGILIKGGNFLERLKNIDTVVFDKTGTLTENNFKIEKIHVLESDENHILELAKAGEIFSNHPLGKVILNYGDIKILESHIKDYKEIAGKGISCTYKTSSLLIGNKKLMIENNISLENLSINNNVSSIVYVVENGILLGYITFENIIKENSKLTISELSEMKMKSFMLTGDNKDTANKIGLSLGLTEKNIFSELLPKDKVTTFEKIKENSKGAIFVGDGINDAPVLSISDVGIAMGGLGSDIAIESADIVLLQDDPYKVVEVLKLAKLNKKVVSQNIIFSLGIKILVMILGIFGLANMWMAIFADVGVSLIAVLNASKILKTKKL, encoded by the coding sequence ATGAAATTTATTTTTATTATAAAAAATTTAAACTGTGCTCACTGTGCTTCAAAAATATCTGATGTTATAAGTAAATTAGATTATATTGAAGAAAGTAATTTAAATTTTCTTTCAAAAAAATTAACTGTTATCACCAAAAATGAAATCTCTGAAAAAGAATTATTAGAAAAAATTAATAATATAGCTTCAAATATTGAAGCTGGAGTTTTGGTAATTCCATTCGAAGATGAAAATAATATAGAGGAAAATACCCATACTAATGAATGTCATGATGAAAACTGTTCTTGTGGTCATTCTCATCATGAAGAACATCACCATAAAGATATTCATAATCATTCTCATAATCATAAACATTTTCACTCAGATGAATATCACCATGAAAATTGTTCTTGTGGCGATTCTCATCATGAGGAGCATCATAAAGAACAAAAATATTCTAATAAAAAAGAAATCTCTTTTAAAGAAAATATAAATAAAATAAAAAGTTTATCTTTTTCTTTTGAAAATATGCTTTTTATTGTAGGAATTATTATGATTTTAAATTCTTTTCTTATACCAAAAGGATTGGGAAAAACTATTTATCTATTTTTAACTTATATTATAGTAGGAGGAGATATATTATATAAATCTCTTTTACACATTAAAAATAAAAATTTCTTAGATGAAAACTTTTTAATGAGTATTGCTACTATTGGAGCATTATGTTTAGGAGAATTTTCTGAAGCTATTGGAGTTATGGTTTTTTATAAAATAGGTGAATATTTTCAAGATAAAGCTGTTAACAATTCAAAAAAATCTATTGAAAATCTTTTAAAATTAAAAGTAGTTTCTGCAAATCTAAAAAATGAAGATGGAAGTATTACTACTATTTCTCCAAATAAAATAAAATTAAATGATATTTTAGTTGTAAAAGTCGGAGAAAATATCCCTGTTGATGGAGTTATTGTAAAAGGAAATTCTGACCTTAATCTTTCAGCTCTTACTGGAGAATCTCTCCCTGTTTCTGTTGGAGTAGGTGATGAAGTTTTAAGTGGTAGTATAAATATAAATGGTGTTATTGAAATAAAAGCTACTAAAGAATATAAAAATTCAACAATAAATAAAATCATTCAAATGATAGAAGAATCTAGTGATAAAAAAGCTCACTCTGAAAAATTTATCACAAAATTTGCTAAATATTATACTCCTATAGTTGTTGTATCTGCTTTAATTGTAGCCTTTATTGTTCCTTTAATATTGGGCAACTTTAAACTTTGGTTAGGACGTTCTTTAATATTTCTAGTTATTTCTTGCCCATGTGCTTTGGTTCTTTCTGTTCCTCTTACTTTCTTTAGTAGTATAGGATATGCTTCTAAAAAAGGTATCTTAATAAAAGGAGGAAATTTTTTAGAAAGATTAAAAAATATAGACACAGTAGTTTTTGATAAAACGGGAACACTTACTGAAAATAATTTTAAAATAGAAAAAATACATGTTTTAGAATCTGATGAAAATCATATTTTAGAATTGGCTAAGGCTGGAGAAATTTTTTCTAATCACCCACTTGGAAAAGTAATTCTTAATTATGGAGATATTAAGATTTTAGAGTCTCATATAAAAGATTATAAAGAAATTGCTGGAAAAGGAATATCTTGTACATATAAAACTTCTTCTCTTTTAATAGGAAATAAAAAATTAATGATTGAAAATAATATATCTCTAGAAAATCTTTCTATTAATAACAATGTATCTTCTATTGTATATGTAGTAGAAAATGGAATTTTATTAGGATATATAACTTTTGAAAATATAATTAAAGAAAATTCTAAATTGACTATTTCAGAATTATCAGAAATGAAAATGAAATCATTTATGCTTACAGGTGATAATAAGGATACTGCAAATAAAATTGGTTTATCTCTTGGATTAACTGAAAAAAATATTTTCTCCGAATTATTACCAAAAGACAAAGTTACTACTTTTGAAAAAATAAAAGAAAATAGTAAAGGAGCTATATTCGTTGGTGATGGTATTAATGATGCTCCTGTTCTTTCAATATCAGATGTGGGAATCGCTATGGGAGGTTTAGGAAGTGATATTGCCATTGAATCAGCTGACATTGTTTTATTACAAGATGACCCTTATAAAGTTGTAGAAGTTTTAAAACTTGCTAAACTTAATAAAAAAGTAGTTAGCCAAAATATAATTTTCTCATTAGGAATAAAAATTTTAGTAATGATTTTGGGAATATTTGGTTTAGCTAATATGTGGATGGCAATTTTTGCTGATGTGGGAGTATCTTTAATTGCTGTATTAAACGCTTCTAAAATTTTAAAAACAAAAAAATTATAA
- the rpmF gene encoding 50S ribosomal protein L32, whose product MAVPKKKTSKAKKNMRRSHHAIAGTTLVTCEKCGATKRPHRVCLECGDYNGKQVLNASAE is encoded by the coding sequence ATGGCAGTACCTAAGAAAAAGACTTCAAAAGCTAAAAAAAATATGAGAAGATCTCACCATGCAATCGCAGGAACTACTCTAGTTACTTGTGAAAAATGTGGAGCTACTAAAAGACCTCATAGAGTTTGTTTAGAGTGTGGAGATTATAACGGAAAACAAGTACTAAATGCATCAGCAGAATAG
- a CDS encoding YceD family protein — protein MKIKLSEIDVVINKKFNYTISKLEDVNLVEDIKVEGTIKREKNEYIIFGKYSTKVSTNCVRCLSEIIIDLNDKDFLGVAISKKEYEEYLNNLDKNMAMDDKDYLEIENDEVDIDEVVRQQLILDMPQYPSCYPECEDETYLKKYSGEETDSRWAGLMNIKIKN, from the coding sequence GTGAAAATTAAATTAAGCGAAATAGATGTTGTGATTAATAAAAAATTTAACTATACTATTTCAAAATTAGAAGATGTAAATTTAGTTGAAGACATTAAAGTAGAAGGAACTATAAAAAGAGAAAAAAATGAATATATTATTTTTGGAAAATATTCTACTAAAGTTTCAACTAATTGTGTTAGATGTTTATCAGAAATTATTATAGATTTAAATGATAAAGATTTTTTAGGAGTAGCAATTTCTAAAAAAGAGTATGAGGAATATCTTAATAATTTAGATAAAAATATGGCAATGGATGATAAAGATTATTTAGAGATTGAAAATGATGAAGTAGATATAGATGAGGTTGTTAGGCAACAGTTAATATTAGATATGCCCCAATATCCCTCTTGCTATCCAGAATGTGAGGATGAAACTTATCTTAAAAAATATTCAGGAGAAGAGACAGATTCAAGATGGGCAGGACTGATGAATATAAAAATAAAAAATTAA
- the fabF gene encoding beta-ketoacyl-ACP synthase II, with translation MRRVVVTGLGLITALGTGLEKSWAGIKEGKTGIKTIECFDTTNTPVKCAGEVRDFFPEEFGIEKKEIKKLARNTQFAIAASKMALEDSKFVIDETNATRVGVIVSSGIGGMEVFEAQIETKLTKGNKRISPFTIPAIIANMAAGNIGIYLGAKGPNKSIVTACAAGTHSIGDAYEIIKLGKADVMFAGGTEGCITEFGINSFANMKALSTNPDPNTASRPFTIDRDGFVMGEGAGVLILEELEHAKERGAEIYAEVIGYGETCDAHHITAPAVDGAVRAFKMALEEGNINLEDVTYINAHGTSTPLNDKNETAAIKEVFGDLAYKLNISSTKGATGHVLGGAGGIEGVILAKSIKEGIIPPTANYQNPDPECDLNYTPNIAVEKEIRVGMSSSLGFGGHNAVIAMKKYEE, from the coding sequence ATGAGAAGAGTTGTGGTTACAGGGCTAGGACTTATTACAGCTTTAGGAACAGGATTAGAAAAATCTTGGGCTGGAATAAAGGAAGGAAAAACTGGGATAAAAACAATAGAATGTTTTGATACAACAAATACTCCTGTAAAATGTGCTGGAGAAGTAAGAGACTTTTTTCCAGAAGAATTTGGAATAGAAAAAAAAGAAATTAAAAAGTTAGCAAGAAACACACAATTTGCAATAGCTGCATCAAAAATGGCATTGGAAGATTCAAAATTTGTAATAGATGAAACTAATGCTACAAGAGTTGGTGTTATTGTTTCTTCAGGTATTGGAGGAATGGAAGTTTTTGAAGCTCAAATTGAAACTAAATTAACAAAAGGAAATAAAAGAATATCTCCATTTACAATACCTGCTATTATAGCTAATATGGCTGCTGGTAATATAGGAATATATTTAGGAGCAAAAGGACCAAATAAATCAATAGTAACAGCATGTGCTGCTGGAACACATTCAATAGGAGATGCTTATGAAATAATAAAATTAGGAAAAGCTGATGTAATGTTTGCTGGTGGAACTGAAGGATGTATAACAGAATTTGGAATAAACTCTTTTGCAAATATGAAAGCTTTATCAACTAATCCAGATCCTAATACAGCTTCAAGACCATTTACAATTGATAGAGATGGATTTGTAATGGGAGAGGGAGCAGGAGTTTTAATTTTAGAAGAACTAGAACATGCAAAAGAAAGAGGAGCTGAAATTTATGCTGAGGTTATAGGATATGGAGAGACATGTGATGCTCATCATATAACAGCACCAGCTGTAGATGGAGCAGTTAGAGCATTTAAAATGGCATTAGAAGAAGGAAATATAAATTTAGAAGATGTTACATACATTAATGCCCATGGAACATCGACTCCTTTAAATGATAAAAATGAAACAGCAGCAATAAAAGAGGTTTTTGGAGATTTAGCTTATAAATTAAATATTTCTTCTACAAAAGGAGCAACAGGACATGTTCTTGGTGGAGCAGGTGGAATAGAAGGAGTAATTTTAGCTAAAAGTATAAAAGAAGGAATTATTCCTCCAACAGCTAATTATCAAAATCCAGATCCAGAATGTGATTTAAATTATACACCAAATATAGCAGTAGAAAAAGAAATAAGAGTAGGAATGTCTAGTTCTTTAGGATTTGGTGGACATAATGCTGTAATAGCAATGAAAAAATATGAAGAATAA
- the fabD gene encoding ACP S-malonyltransferase — MSKIAFVFPGQGSQFVGMGKDLYENNQVAKNEFDKIFNNLNFDLKDAMFNGPEELLKKTKYTQPAIVAMSLVLEKLVREKGIVPDYVAGHSVGEYAAMGSSGFLPIDEAVKLTSFRGEVMNEIAEKVNGGMAAVLGMEASDIIEALKEVDGIVEAVNFNEPKQTVIAGEKLAIEKACEILKNKGAKRAMQLAVSGPFHSSLMKPAGEKLREEADKYNFKDAEIYLVANTTGDFINKVEEIKNEIYSQSFGPVKWVDTIKKLKENGVDRIYEIGPGKVLSGLIKKIDKEIKVISVNCIEDLNNL; from the coding sequence GTGTCTAAAATAGCTTTTGTTTTTCCAGGACAAGGAAGTCAATTCGTTGGAATGGGAAAAGATTTATATGAAAATAATCAAGTAGCAAAAAATGAGTTTGATAAAATTTTTAATAATTTAAATTTTGATTTAAAAGATGCAATGTTTAATGGACCAGAAGAATTATTAAAAAAGACTAAATATACTCAACCAGCAATAGTTGCGATGAGTTTAGTTTTAGAAAAATTAGTTAGAGAAAAAGGAATAGTTCCTGATTATGTAGCAGGACATTCAGTTGGAGAATATGCAGCTATGGGTTCTTCAGGATTTTTACCAATAGATGAAGCTGTAAAATTAACTTCTTTTAGGGGAGAAGTTATGAATGAAATAGCTGAGAAAGTTAATGGTGGAATGGCTGCTGTTTTGGGAATGGAAGCTTCAGATATAATAGAAGCTTTAAAAGAAGTAGATGGAATAGTGGAAGCTGTAAACTTTAATGAACCTAAACAAACAGTAATAGCTGGTGAAAAATTAGCTATAGAAAAAGCTTGTGAGATTTTAAAAAATAAAGGTGCTAAAAGAGCTATGCAATTAGCAGTTTCTGGACCATTTCATTCTTCACTAATGAAACCAGCAGGAGAAAAATTAAGAGAAGAAGCAGATAAATATAATTTTAAAGATGCTGAAATCTATTTAGTAGCTAATACAACAGGAGACTTTATAAATAAGGTAGAAGAAATAAAAAATGAAATTTATTCTCAAAGTTTTGGGCCTGTAAAATGGGTGGATACAATAAAAAAATTAAAAGAAAATGGAGTAGATAGAATTTATGAAATAGGTCCTGGAAAAGTATTAAGTGGTCTTATAAAAAAAATAGATAAAGAAATAAAAGTTATTAGTGTAAATTGCATAGAAGATTTGAATAATTTATAA
- the ychF gene encoding redox-regulated ATPase YchF, translating into MIGIGIVGLPNVGKSTLFNAITKAGAAEAANYPFCTIEPNVGMVTVPDKRLEKLAEIINPQRIVNATVEFVDIAGLVKGASKGEGLGNKFLSNIRSTAAICQVVRCFEDENVVHVNGKVDPLKDINIINGELILADLETVEKALEKNKKLLVAKNKDAMKLVPVLEKCYKHLMEEKLLKTLDLSEEEKDLVKVYQFLTIKPMIFVTNVSEDDIATGNQYVDLVKDYAKELGSEVVIVSAKVEEELQEMEEEDKKEFLESLGVEDAGLNRLIRAGFKLLGLQTYFTAGVKEVRAWTINIGDTAPKAAGVIHTDFEKGFIRAKVCSFDDFINNNGWKGAQEAGLMRLEGKDYIVQDGDLMEFLFNV; encoded by the coding sequence ATGATAGGAATAGGAATAGTAGGATTACCTAATGTAGGAAAATCTACTCTTTTTAATGCAATAACAAAGGCTGGAGCTGCTGAGGCTGCCAATTATCCATTTTGTACAATAGAACCAAATGTCGGAATGGTAACTGTACCTGATAAAAGATTAGAAAAATTAGCTGAAATAATAAATCCTCAAAGAATTGTAAATGCCACAGTAGAATTTGTAGATATAGCTGGACTTGTTAAAGGTGCTTCAAAAGGAGAGGGATTAGGAAATAAATTTTTATCAAATATAAGAAGTACAGCAGCAATTTGTCAAGTAGTAAGATGTTTTGAAGATGAAAATGTAGTTCATGTAAATGGAAAAGTAGACCCACTAAAAGATATTAACATTATAAATGGAGAATTAATTCTAGCTGACTTAGAAACTGTAGAAAAAGCTTTAGAAAAAAATAAAAAATTATTAGTGGCAAAAAATAAAGATGCTATGAAATTAGTTCCAGTTTTAGAAAAATGTTACAAACATCTTATGGAAGAAAAATTATTAAAAACTTTAGACCTTTCAGAAGAGGAAAAAGATTTAGTAAAAGTATATCAATTTTTAACAATAAAACCAATGATATTTGTTACAAATGTATCAGAGGATGATATAGCAACAGGAAATCAATATGTAGATTTAGTAAAAGATTATGCTAAAGAATTAGGGTCAGAAGTTGTTATTGTTTCTGCCAAAGTAGAAGAAGAATTACAAGAAATGGAAGAAGAAGATAAAAAAGAGTTTTTAGAAAGTTTAGGAGTAGAAGATGCTGGACTTAATAGATTAATAAGAGCAGGATTTAAATTACTTGGGCTTCAAACATACTTTACAGCAGGAGTAAAAGAAGTAAGAGCTTGGACTATTAACATAGGAGATACAGCTCCTAAAGCGGCTGGAGTTATCCATACAGATTTTGAAAAAGGATTTATAAGAGCAAAAGTTTGTTCTTTTGATGATTTTATAAATAATAATGGTTGGAAAGGGGCTCAAGAAGCAGGTCTTATGAGACTAGAAGGAAAAGATTACATAGTTCAAGATGGAGACTTAATGGAATTTTTATTTAATGTATAA
- a CDS encoding elongator complex protein 3: MKHYNIPIFISHFGCPNACVFCNQVKINGRETDVTIEDLKKIIDEYLEILPKDSYKEVAFFGGTFTGISMEKQKEYLEGVKEYLDKGMVQGIRLSTRPDYINEEVLNQLKKYHVTTIELGVQSLDEEVLKKSARYYPIEKVYEASSLIKSYGINLGIQLMPGLPGSSYESDIESVKKVIEIAPQNVRVYPTLIIKDTEMERMYKRGEYEVFTLEEAIKRCRKICSLLELNNINIIRVGLQPSEDLRNGGVSVEGAFHPAFRELVDGEIYFNFLKNLEEIQGKLEIEANEKLISKIVGIKKKNLKRLQKVKIVINNNLSTSEIKINDKIYTRKEILRKEIGESCEQNSNKC, translated from the coding sequence ATGAAACATTATAATATACCAATATTTATAAGTCACTTTGGATGTCCAAATGCTTGTGTTTTTTGTAACCAAGTAAAAATAAATGGACGAGAAACAGATGTGACAATAGAAGATTTAAAAAAAATAATAGATGAATATTTAGAAATACTTCCAAAAGATTCTTATAAAGAAGTAGCCTTTTTTGGTGGAACTTTTACAGGAATATCTATGGAAAAACAAAAAGAATATTTGGAAGGGGTTAAAGAATATTTAGATAAAGGAATGGTTCAAGGGATAAGATTATCTACAAGACCAGATTATATAAATGAAGAAGTACTAAATCAATTAAAAAAGTATCATGTTACAACCATAGAATTAGGAGTACAATCTTTAGATGAAGAAGTATTAAAAAAGAGTGCTAGGTACTATCCTATTGAAAAAGTATACGAAGCTTCTTCTCTTATAAAATCTTATGGAATTAATTTAGGAATTCAATTAATGCCAGGATTACCAGGTTCTTCCTATGAAAGTGATATAGAATCAGTAAAAAAAGTAATAGAAATAGCTCCACAAAATGTTAGAGTATATCCAACTCTTATAATAAAAGATACAGAGATGGAAAGAATGTATAAAAGAGGAGAATATGAAGTCTTTACTTTGGAAGAAGCGATAAAAAGATGTAGAAAAATTTGTTCATTGCTAGAATTAAATAATATAAATATAATAAGAGTAGGACTTCAACCATCAGAAGATTTAAGAAATGGCGGAGTCAGTGTAGAAGGAGCTTTTCATCCAGCTTTTAGAGAGTTAGTAGATGGAGAGATTTATTTTAATTTTTTGAAAAATTTAGAAGAAATTCAAGGAAAATTAGAAATAGAAGCAAATGAAAAATTAATTTCAAAAATAGTTGGAATAAAAAAGAAAAATTTAAAAAGACTTCAAAAAGTTAAAATAGTAATAAATAATAACCTTTCTACTTCAGAAATTAAAATTAATGATAAAATTTATACTAGGAAAGAAATTTTAAGAAAAGAAATAGGTGAGAGTTGTGAACAAAATAGTAATAAGTGTTAA
- the plsX gene encoding phosphate acyltransferase PlsX, translating into MKIVVDGMGGDRGSEEILKGISLALNEIPDIHIIVVGKEELLKKIIKKLNIDNNRFEVVNATETIEMDDDPVQAVRQKKDSSLNVGLELVKNGIGDAFVSAGNTGAHISASQLKLRRIKGILRPAIATVFPSKKGNFVFMDMGANADTKAEFINQFAIMGSEFAKDILKKEKPTVGLLNIGSEEGKGNEVTREAFNLLKENSSINFIGNIESRDMMDGKVDVIVTDGFTGNMVLKTSEGVAKFIFETLKEEIMKSFLAKIGFIFMKKALKKMKNKLDSSEYGGALFLGLNGISIKAHGNSDAIAFKNAIKVADKFAKNKFVEKLRTTFEEKEKNI; encoded by the coding sequence ATGAAAATAGTAGTTGATGGTATGGGTGGAGATAGAGGTAGTGAAGAGATTTTAAAAGGAATATCTTTAGCTCTAAATGAAATACCTGATATACATATTATTGTTGTTGGAAAAGAAGAATTACTGAAAAAAATAATAAAGAAATTGAATATAGATAATAATCGTTTTGAAGTAGTTAATGCAACAGAGACTATAGAAATGGATGATGATCCAGTTCAAGCTGTGAGACAAAAAAAGGATTCTTCTTTAAATGTAGGACTTGAACTTGTAAAAAATGGTATAGGTGATGCTTTTGTATCAGCTGGAAATACAGGAGCACATATATCAGCTAGTCAATTAAAATTGAGAAGAATAAAAGGAATTTTAAGACCAGCTATTGCAACAGTTTTTCCATCTAAAAAAGGAAATTTTGTTTTTATGGATATGGGAGCTAATGCAGACACTAAGGCTGAATTTATAAATCAGTTTGCTATAATGGGTAGTGAGTTTGCAAAAGATATTTTAAAAAAAGAAAAACCAACTGTTGGATTATTAAATATAGGTAGTGAAGAAGGAAAAGGAAATGAAGTTACAAGAGAAGCTTTTAATCTATTAAAAGAAAATTCTTCAATAAATTTTATTGGAAATATTGAAAGTAGAGATATGATGGATGGGAAAGTTGATGTAATAGTAACTGATGGATTTACAGGAAATATGGTGTTAAAAACTTCTGAAGGAGTTGCAAAATTTATTTTTGAAACTTTAAAAGAAGAAATAATGAAGAGTTTTTTAGCAAAAATAGGATTTATTTTTATGAAAAAAGCTTTAAAAAAAATGAAAAATAAATTAGATTCTTCTGAATATGGAGGAGCATTATTCTTAGGCTTAAATGGAATTTCTATAAAGGCTCATGGAAATTCAGATGCTATAGCTTTTAAAAATGCCATAAAAGTAGCTGATAAATTTGCGAAAAATAAATTTGTAGAAAAATTAAGGACAACTTTCGAAGAAAAAGAAAAAAATATATAG
- a CDS encoding beta-ketoacyl-ACP synthase III, producing the protein MKNVGILGFGKYVPEKIMTNADWEKLVETSDEWITSRTGIKERRFVVEGQGTSDLGVEAGKAALKDAGMTPEDVELIILATCSPDYRVQNCSSLIQKKLGAVNAAAFDLEAACSGFIFSLVVGQAMIQAGMYKRILVIAAESISKLIDMQDRNTAILFGDGAAAAVLGEVEEGYGIISSYMGTEGVDDGTLRIKAGGTLYPATVERVLNREIYVEMNGTDVFKFAVKALPHATKEAAKKGNIDLKDIDILFPHQANLRIIDAAAKRLGIPMEKVFINLQKYGNTSAASVGIAMAEALEEGKLKKGDLIALTGFGAGLTYGSLIMRWSK; encoded by the coding sequence ATAAAAAATGTAGGAATATTAGGTTTTGGAAAATATGTTCCTGAAAAAATAATGACTAATGCTGATTGGGAAAAATTAGTGGAAACTTCTGATGAGTGGATAACATCAAGAACAGGGATAAAAGAAAGAAGATTTGTTGTTGAAGGACAAGGAACTTCAGATTTAGGAGTAGAAGCAGGAAAAGCAGCTTTAAAAGATGCTGGAATGACTCCAGAAGATGTAGAATTAATAATTTTAGCAACTTGTTCTCCTGATTATAGAGTGCAAAATTGTTCATCACTTATTCAAAAAAAATTAGGAGCAGTAAATGCAGCGGCATTTGATTTAGAAGCAGCATGTAGTGGTTTTATTTTTTCACTTGTTGTAGGACAAGCTATGATACAAGCAGGAATGTATAAAAGAATTTTAGTAATTGCAGCTGAGTCAATTTCAAAACTTATAGATATGCAAGATAGAAATACAGCAATTTTATTTGGAGATGGAGCAGCAGCTGCAGTATTAGGTGAAGTTGAAGAGGGGTATGGAATAATTTCTTCATATATGGGAACAGAAGGAGTAGATGATGGAACTTTAAGAATAAAAGCTGGAGGAACATTATATCCTGCTACTGTAGAAAGAGTTTTAAATAGAGAAATATATGTGGAAATGAATGGAACAGATGTTTTCAAATTTGCTGTAAAAGCTTTACCACACGCAACAAAAGAAGCCGCTAAAAAAGGAAATATAGATTTAAAAGATATAGATATATTATTTCCACATCAAGCAAATCTTAGAATAATAGATGCAGCAGCTAAGAGATTAGGAATACCAATGGAAAAAGTATTTATTAATTTACAAAAATATGGAAATACTTCAGCAGCTTCAGTTGGAATAGCTATGGCAGAAGCCTTAGAAGAAGGAAAATTAAAAAAAGGAGATTTAATAGCTTTAACAGGATTTGGTGCAGGACTTACTTATGGGTCACTTATAATGAGATGGTCTAAATAA
- a CDS encoding acyl carrier protein, whose protein sequence is MLEKIKEIVVEQLGVDADQVTPEANFIEDLGADSLDTVELIMAFEEEFDVEIPDTDAEKIKTVQDVIDYIESHK, encoded by the coding sequence ATGTTAGAAAAAATAAAAGAAATAGTTGTTGAGCAATTAGGTGTAGATGCTGACCAAGTAACACCTGAAGCAAATTTTATTGAAGATTTAGGAGCAGATTCATTAGATACTGTTGAGTTAATAATGGCTTTCGAAGAAGAATTTGATGTAGAAATTCCTGATACAGATGCTGAAAAGATAAAAACAGTACAAGATGTAATTGATTATATCGAATCTCACAAATAG
- the rnc gene encoding ribonuclease III, whose protein sequence is MEVDFKIDLSSLEKKIGYKFKNIKLLRNSLVHRSFGNENKKYKKINNERLELLGDAVLDLIVAEYLYKNHSNYSEGDLAKIKSMAVSEPVLAKVSRKLNMGEYLYLSRGELLTGGRERNSILGDLFEAVLGAIYLDSNFETARKIALHHLKEYIDHVEEDEEIMDFKTILQEYSQKVYKQVPTYEVINETGPDHKKLFEIVVKIGEDIEEKGIGKSKKMAEHGAAQALCKKLGVKY, encoded by the coding sequence ATGGAAGTGGATTTTAAAATAGATTTAAGTTCTTTAGAAAAAAAAATAGGATATAAATTTAAAAATATAAAACTTTTAAGAAATTCACTAGTACATAGATCTTTTGGGAATGAAAATAAAAAATATAAAAAAATAAACAATGAAAGACTAGAACTGCTAGGAGATGCAGTTCTAGATCTTATAGTTGCTGAATATTTATATAAAAATCATTCTAATTATAGTGAAGGAGATTTAGCAAAAATAAAATCTATGGCAGTTAGTGAGCCAGTTTTAGCTAAAGTTTCAAGAAAGTTAAATATGGGAGAGTACTTATATTTAAGTAGAGGAGAATTATTAACAGGTGGGAGAGAAAGAAATTCTATATTAGGGGATTTATTTGAAGCAGTACTAGGGGCTATTTATTTGGATTCGAATTTTGAAACAGCTAGAAAAATAGCCTTACATCATTTAAAAGAATATATAGATCATGTTGAAGAAGATGAAGAGATAATGGACTTTAAAACTATATTACAAGAATATAGCCAAAAAGTGTATAAACAAGTACCAACTTATGAAGTAATTAATGAAACAGGGCCAGATCATAAAAAACTTTTTGAAATTGTAGTGAAAATTGGAGAAGATATAGAAGAAAAAGGTATAGGAAAAAGTAAAAAAATGGCAGAACATGGAGCAGCACAAGCTCTTTGTAAAAAGTTAGGTGTTAAGTACTAA